In Anopheles arabiensis isolate DONGOLA chromosome 2, AaraD3, whole genome shotgun sequence, the genomic window gaaaaagaggaaaacattaagCTAAGTATACAGATACGCACACCGACACAACCCCGAATCATGCGTCCCCTTACCAGGGTGTACGAAAAATGCCAACGAATGACGGCCACGGGTGCGGATCGTTTCCTCCTGCGGTATGATCACGCGATGCTGCAGCGCGCTAATCTTTTCGCCCGTCCACGTCGACAGCAGCTCGCCCGCATTGATCAGGATGGCGCCGGGCAGATGGCCGACCCGTTTCCATCGATCCGTGCCGGGCAGCTTCACCTCCAGCCCGCCCTCCGAGTCCTGGGCGAGCAGCGTAAAGGTGCCGTAGTCGCAGTGCGCCCCGCAGCGCGTTATCTGCTgcagctcctgctcctcctgctcctgctgctcccGCACCTTCGCACGGTAGTCCTCGGGCAGGGACAGGTCGATCTCGTCCTTGGTGCAGCGCTGCTGGCTGTACTTGCACGTCCCGCGCAGCAGCTCATTCTTCCCGTCGTCCTCGATCAGCGGCGGATAGTAGAGCAGCCGGAATGTGGACTGGTTTTCGCCCTCGCCGTCCAGTATGTGGCGGTGCTTCTCGAGAAAGTACCCGTACGGCAGCTCCATCCCGACGGCCAGCgcctgcagcagcagggccGACAGGCGCTTGAAATCCGTCGCCAGGTCGGACACGTGGTCCCGGAAGCCGGGCAGCGGTTCGTCCGGTAGCGGGCCGCCGTCCGGCTTCAGCGTGCAGATGTTGAACGTATGCCGGATGTCCTTCGATTTGCCGTCGAACCGCTCCTGGCCCGGTTTGATGTAGCCGTGGTTCGTTTCCCCTTTGCGCAGGTACGTTTCCTTCGTGTTGTCCGACAGCTTGCAGAAATCGTCCAGATGGCCGTACACCTGCTTCATCTGGGTGGATAGGGAGGAGAAGGGAAATTGAAATGAGTTATCAATGAGTTATACCACGCCCAAAATTGTCGCGGATTGTTTGTGGGCAATGCGCTCCCATCAGGAAGCCATAACATTAATTCCACTTATTATCGATCCTAAAACTTCGCCGCAATAGGTCAACGTACTCATCTGACCATGCTTTCGGCAGCAGTTCGGCTCATCCACAGTACTAGGAGCAGTATTTAAATCGTCTGTGTCGGTGATGAACAACAATGCCAGAGTGCCGCGGACAACATCGTagcgaaataaaacacaaacttcCTTCCACCATTTGCTCTGCAGTGGATGAGGTCGTTAAATAACCGTTTCCATGGCGCTGTGATACACTATGAGGCGAGgacacttcttttttttctatttcttttgGAGGGCAATTGCCGTCACGCGGCTATATTGACAACCGTTTACTTGTTTGTGATACTAATTCCCTTACAATTTGGACGGtcgtaaaaaaaaggtaaagctTTCGGTGTCGAGTCGTTCGCCAAACAACCAGACACGATTACATCTGGAGGGGGCGGGGCGATGGGCCAATGTTCCGACCCCTCGTCGTACCGTGGGTTTGCCGTACATCATTTGCTCACGAAGAAAATGACACGCATTTAGATGAACTTCACCGAACTACAGCAACGCTAAACGTCTCCTCCTCTCCTCTACTTGCCAGTCATCGCAGCCGGTTAATGCTACGCGAGCTTTTGCGGCAGTACGTGTAGCTctttaatttgtgtgtttgtcccATCATATCATCCTATCCCGCTTCGGACAACAGCAGCCAGCGCGGCAGCAAGATTCAACATCCCACCACTGAGCTGAAGCCTTCCGATGCGAGCTCATTTGTACCACGTGTTTTGATTGTCCTCGTGTCTCGCCCGGACAGCCAAACACAACGTGTGTACGCGCAGTACGAAGGAATGGAAAATAGAAcgcaagatgatgatgatgatgatgacgatggtgagGGAATGTTATGGGAATTAAAATCTTCCACTTCAGGTAATCACGGCAGGCACGAACCACCAGCCCCGTCGATACACACGCGGTGCGCACGAGGTGGATGTTTTCCTGCACAATTTATTGCGACGCGAGCTTCAACGTAAAATGGTACCTCGAAAGGAAGCTTTACAACACACGAGGAAGAAAACATCATCATGAAGTTTTTCTTCAGAGTACATCCCGGTCCTTCTTCAACCACCGACACGCAAACGGGGTGAAGTTGAAGGTTAAGTGCCGTACTTTCACTGGACAAAAACAGGGCGATGATATAGCCGTGTGGGGAGAGTGGAAACATGGTTGCGCTTTTTGTCTGCACGCCACTGCCAAACGATATTTAAATCCTCCctctccaacacacacacacacacacacacacacacacacacacacacacacacacacacacacacacacacacacaaccactgcGCCCATTATGAATGAAGTGCATGGCTCAACTGACAAATAAGGCCAAAACAGTAGCATAGGTCCCCGATGGTGGAAAGGTGCATCAGATAAGCTTTAGCCAAACATCCGAAGAAGTTGGTTGTATGGTAGCAAAAGAAATggataatgtttttatttgactTTATCCGTTTGTTTGTAGAGCCCCAATTACAGGCAATAAAATGGTTCCCCTCCCCTGCCAGATCACGATGCACCAGTTGCATGTGAACGGAACGAATTAATGATTCGTTTAATAAGATACACTACTCATCGTCCAAATTCATTCGGATCACGGTGCCATAGTCTCGAAGTTTTGGTCTTATGTGGCGGCAGTCAGTGGCCACGGACGTTAGACGACAGGCAAAACCGGCGAAACCACTACGACGCAAACACCTTCTTCGCTTAAAAGTGGATTGTTATCTCCGTCGGTAGCACCAATCGGCACCTGCTTCATTATGGATAATTTTCGTCCCTATCTTGCTGCCTCCATCTCGCTCGCCTGTCCTCGACAACGGTCCCGAGCCCCAAAGGGCCAAACAAATAAGGCAAGTGATTCCCCGGAATCACGACCTGTGTGACGCAGTTTCGGTACATTTTCCAGTGCTTCGTTCGTGGCCAGACGCTCGGTAGACTGTACCACGCTCTCTGTGTTTATCGTCTAGACCGGTGGCGCATAAACAAACCGATGAGCAGCACAAAAATCCACTCCCTTCGCCGTTCCGTGTGGCGGAACGCGGTCCAGACACGGCCAGGCACGGTGGCCCAGCCATCGTGAATCCTTTTACTAGTAAAGTTGTCGTTATGATGAATTATGATCGTCCGTGTTCCACCTTCCTTCCCCGTGTGTTCCACCAGCCGGAGCGCACACTCATTTCCGGTtggcgcgctctctctctctttgtcctGCCGCGtcgaacacgcacacaaatgGGATCCACGTCCTCCCAGACCGGATGCGCCACTGTTTactaccaacaacaaaaaacgaagaaaacgaACGGCGAGCGCGGCGAAcatgttttcaaaaaaaaaggggaatcgTTCAAAACAGAGCCGAAAAGTTCCACACGGAGCTTTGGTCGGCACGACCTGTAcgcgacaaaacaaaacgaaccaaaacaaGTGCGTTCGTAACCCCATCCTCCACCACGCTTTTGTCCTGCCAGCGTTATCGTGTTGCCCCTTCCCATAATGGgtgtttggggggggggaaggtttCCGTTCCGCTTGGTTAGCGTTTGGACGGAAATTCGTGTTAATTGAAGGCGACAGACGTCAATCGCGGATTTGTTAGACAGGGCATATCGCAGTTGGCAAAGATAATACGCAGTTCGGCGCGTTAATCCTGCCTTCGAAAGGCGGTCCCCGGGCTAGCTTAAGATACCGGAAGCAACGGCAACGAACGCGAAGGGATCTAGGGTTTAAGGTTTAAGCCACAAAGCCTAGCCACAAACCACCCGTCGCCGTCGCCGGACCTTGGGGGGACGCTTCGAGGGACAGTGGAgaagttttctttttgttttgcatgatCTCGGCCACAAACGGGACGGTACAGTGGGCGACAGGTTCTTATCGGTTTTGTGTCACGATCACGTGtgtgggcgcgcgcgcgctcgcgtcAGCAGgaagattgttttgtttgcgacTTCTTGTTGCAACTTTGTAAAGGAATGTAGCTCACTAAAAGTAAAACACTTGCTAGTTATATTATGGCACgaatacacacaacacacgatcGACCCGCGAAGGATGCACGATCGTTTCTTGTTCGCTTCCTATTTGCGGTTTGGTATGCGTACTTAAATCTCCTGCTATGCTGCTTCCGCTTACCTTATCCTCCGAGATGCCATGGTTTACCAGCAGCGCGATGCCTTTTTCGCTGAGTGCCTTGTGGAGCTGATGGCCGACACGATTCACCACCGACCGGATTGGACATTCCTCCGTACCTGTAcaccgcgcgtgtgtgtgtgagtgtgtgttggtgtgtccaGCATGAAACGAGAACGATAGTAAACGACATTAGAAGTGCTGTTGTAACACACTTATTCGCCCTCCGCCACGAGAGCACGCAGAATTACACCGCCACTGGTGAGCTGAACAAGAGCATGGAGGGGTGGGTGGCTTGCGGTGCAATCTTTACGAGTTCGCGTCGAGAATGTTGAAATTCCACGGCGAGGGGGGAATTGGTGTGGGTGTGCGGGGAACGGGAATGTAATTTAGATTTTCTGCtttaattacaataattttaaCGCGCGCACGACACCGCAGCAACAATTAACGCCGGCGGTTCGATCGGAAAATTACGACACCGATTCTCGGCGCACgaagttcgtttttttctgttctttctGTTTCTGTGTTGGGTGGGGTATATTACGGTGTAAAGGGAAGTACAGCAGCTGGCGGAAGGAATGTAACCACTGGGGATTCATTTCATTATTCATTCGTCTAGTTCGTAAGCGCGtataaaaatgttacaaatcCCCACACCCGTTATAATGCGCTTTCAAGTCCCAAAGTCCGAAGTGGATTGATTTTCTATTTCAACTCTGTTAAGAAAAGGTACCCGGGTTAAGTGTTGCAGAAATTCTAAGAAAAGGCCTCCCCACGCATACGAGTGTCGAGCGTTTGCTTAAGGGTATGACCTTTCCAAGTAAAGTAATCCGTTCGGTGGCGAGgcccgccaccaccaccttctGTCTGGCAGGCTTGTCAAAATTCCTCGAACCTTTCCTGGAGCAGAAGAAGCAGACCGAAGGgactaaaaataaataagtagaTAAATAAGTAACACCCCTTTGCTCATTTCCCCaagtgagtgtatgtgtgtgccaaaGCTTCGACCGATATACTTTGTTGCATACCGTTGAAGGGGGAGTTTTCATTCCCTTTTATGCTCGTCATAGGTGGGATTATTtatcatctttttttctttaaccTCCCTttcaacttttcaatcaaattgCTCAAACGACACTGTCAGCGACATCAAGCGCTGACAAAGTGCGCTTGAACATCTTCACCACCGTCGGCGTACAACCGAATCAGaagaaataaattcaaatcgcATCCGAGAATGTGTGCGTGAATGAACGGAGGTGGGGTGGGGTGTTATCAAACGATTGCCGCACCCCAGACCCAACAACCACTACTACTTCACTTCCCTCCCTTCCCAAATGGCACGCGCTGACGTGCTTGCTTCCCGGCGTGTTTCCGCGCTGTGGCTTGCGGAGTGATCACCGACATTAAAACGTTCTTCTCACTCGCCGCGTTTCCGGCGGAAACTGGCCGGAAGTCATAGTAGCAGCAAAACGAAATCATAAAACTGAGAGAGTGCGCCAACATATTGATGATACGAACAGATTTGATAAGAAATTGTTGTACGCCGGAGGAAGTAGAGAAGCAGTAGGCGCACGGGCGGAGGGATATAAAATGTGGCTTTAAAAGAGAAAAGTGGTTCCACCAAACCTATGCCCCCTCGAGTAGATTGGGCAGAATTTCCGAAGTGTgacgctttttttttacttgaaaGCGAAGAATTAGAACGAGACGACAAAGCTTCGTTTTTTATAATACTTTTTTTACGTACCTTTTTACTGTGTACAGCTTCATGTCACATTAAAGGGCAAGGGGGATATCCCTATTCACCTCCCATTCCCAAGTCCCATCGGTCGGCTGCCGAACCACCGACAAATAATTTACGACAAACTCATCGCTTACTGACCAATATTGGCAGGGGCAGGAAGGTTAATAAAAAAGGGGGAATGAGAATAAGCAGTGGACAGTGGGGGACAGCGCAAAAAAAGCGCATTTCATGCACATTTTTTACTACTCCATTAAAAGCCGCCGTCTGTGGGACGTCATCTTAACgtcaaacagagagagagagagagaaataaaaaacaaacaaacaataagaGGGTGGTGTGACACGGTAGCAGACGAAAGAATCACCATACTGTCATAGGATGTggagaagaaacaacaacaaaaaatggaggtCAACCGGAGGGTGGGAAGAATTTAAGGGCCACAACAACGGCCGGATGATTAATATTTCGCTGCGCTATCTTTTCGATCCGAGCCGATTTCGGTCCGCTGTGCGTTGTGCCCCATTCACCACAGTAGGAGGCTAACTAaagacgacggcgacgacgaagacgatggtgatgatacACTCCAACTAGTCTGCTAACGCATTAATTCGTCGATTCTTGACCCCGTGGTCTCGGACGTTACAACTCCCAAAAGC contains:
- the LOC120901370 gene encoding proline hydroxylase buaE-like isoform X1 codes for the protein MLKNKATEEKVDTLLSKSQIPIIDLAHCGTEECPIRSVVNRVGHQLHKALSEKGIALLVNHGISEDKMKQVYGHLDDFCKLSDNTKETYLRKGETNHGYIKPGQERFDGKSKDIRHTFNICTLKPDGGPLPDEPLPGFRDHVSDLATDFKRLSALLLQALAVGMELPYGYFLEKHRHILDGEGENQSTFRLLYYPPLIEDDGKNELLRGTCKYSQQRCTKDEIDLSLPEDYRAKVREQQEQEEQELQQITRCGAHCDYGTFTLLAQDSEGGLEVKLPGTDRWKRVGHLPGAILINAGELLSTWTGEKISALQHRVIIPQEETIRTRGRHSLAFFVHPDNCISIAPIDLPASSSSNSLDSDEKKTKGRKKSFKTAKSKIYNAYQHVQRRFKETYAS
- the LOC120901370 gene encoding proline hydroxylase buaE-like isoform X2, which gives rise to MKQVYGHLDDFCKLSDNTKETYLRKGETNHGYIKPGQERFDGKSKDIRHTFNICTLKPDGGPLPDEPLPGFRDHVSDLATDFKRLSALLLQALAVGMELPYGYFLEKHRHILDGEGENQSTFRLLYYPPLIEDDGKNELLRGTCKYSQQRCTKDEIDLSLPEDYRAKVREQQEQEEQELQQITRCGAHCDYGTFTLLAQDSEGGLEVKLPGTDRWKRVGHLPGAILINAGELLSTWTGEKISALQHRVIIPQEETIRTRGRHSLAFFVHPDNCISIAPIDLPASSSSNSLDSDEKKTKGRKKSFKTAKSKIYNAYQHVQRRFKETYAS